From the Candidatus Baltobacteraceae bacterium genome, one window contains:
- a CDS encoding GNAT family protein yields MRPVILNEWGDESWCALNLLTPVVLRGAHVVLEPLAFEHHDDLVEAVADGRLWELWYTSVPSPDGVRAEIARRLGLFERGTMLPFAVVEAATGRAVGMTTFMNVDVENRRVEIGSTWHRAGVQRSGVNSEAKLLLLTHAFETLECIAVEFRTSAFNRRSRRAIERLGAKLDGVLRSHMLHADGTLRDTYVYSIVAAEWPAVRANLRAMLGRGVGHSEGQ; encoded by the coding sequence ATGCGGCCGGTCATCTTGAACGAGTGGGGCGATGAGAGTTGGTGTGCGTTGAATCTGCTGACGCCGGTTGTTTTGCGGGGGGCGCACGTGGTGCTCGAGCCGCTCGCGTTCGAGCATCATGACGATTTGGTTGAGGCCGTTGCCGACGGGCGGCTATGGGAGCTGTGGTATACGAGCGTTCCCAGTCCCGACGGCGTGCGGGCCGAGATTGCGCGGCGGCTGGGGTTGTTCGAGCGGGGGACGATGCTGCCGTTTGCCGTCGTGGAGGCGGCGACGGGCCGCGCGGTGGGGATGACGACGTTTATGAACGTCGATGTCGAGAATCGGCGCGTGGAGATCGGGTCGACGTGGCATCGGGCTGGGGTGCAGCGGAGCGGGGTAAATAGCGAGGCGAAGCTGCTTTTGCTGACGCACGCGTTTGAGACGCTGGAGTGTATCGCGGTTGAGTTTCGGACGTCGGCGTTTAATCGGCGGAGCCGGCGCGCGATCGAGCGGCTGGGGGCGAAGCTCGATGGGGTGCTGCGCAGCCACATGCTGCATGCGGATGGCACGCTGCGCGACACGTACGTGTACAGCATCGTCGCCGCCGAGTGGCCGGCGGTTCGGGCGAATCTTCGCGCGATGCTTGGCCGAGGGGTTGGGCATAGCGAGGGGCAATAG